The uncultured Desulfobulbus sp. genome window below encodes:
- a CDS encoding TusE/DsrC/DsvC family sulfur relay protein codes for MTTLYTNGKNIHVDEKGYLVDPTMWNEEVAQTLAHHEGLPPLDQSQLEIIRQMREYYSTNKVFPILDNICRMTHNPGHCGYNAFTNPEKAWKIAGLPEQDGVHFITMDGTHYFMEPYC; via the coding sequence ATGACCACCTTGTATACGAACGGGAAAAATATTCATGTCGACGAAAAAGGCTACCTTGTCGATCCCACCATGTGGAATGAGGAGGTGGCACAGACCCTGGCTCATCATGAGGGGTTGCCTCCTCTTGACCAGAGCCAATTAGAGATAATCCGGCAGATGAGGGAATATTACTCCACCAATAAAGTCTTCCCAATCTTAGATAATATTTGCCGCATGACGCATAACCCAGGTCATTGTGGGTACAACGCGTTCACCAATCCTGAGAAAGCATGGAAGATAGCCGGATTACCTGAGCAAGACGGTGTCCATTTTATCACGATGGATGGGACTCATTATTTCATGGAACCCTACTGCTGA
- a CDS encoding ankyrin yields MSTSQTDKTVCPTCMGNKVISGVCETSSEWEGIKTADQEECTSSDSCSGQVCTPDTPCPTCNGTGYV; encoded by the coding sequence ATGAGTACGTCACAAACCGACAAAACAGTCTGTCCAACCTGCATGGGAAACAAAGTAATCAGTGGTGTCTGCGAGACCAGTTCAGAATGGGAAGGGATTAAAACCGCTGACCAGGAAGAATGCACATCAAGCGACAGTTGTTCCGGTCAGGTGTGCACACCTGACACGCCCTGCCCGACCTGTAACGGCACAGGATACGTTTAA